Proteins encoded in a region of the Corynebacterium genitalium ATCC 33030 genome:
- a CDS encoding aminotransferase class V-fold PLP-dependent enzyme → MKHLVRKEETVDYGAEYDVYRVRGLYASLSDGWTYLNSHDCPQIPERVSAAVSRSFRMAPQVPAREFHSGSHSGQSVGRPEGDNLLEAARHAVADLVGASADRVILGASLPVLYSALVTSMEPQFRYDSSVVVSSLDRCELRTAVSRARAQVRTAHAELGTGELPSWQYEQLVDGSTRLVSIPAAHAELGSVTEVSEIAERVRSRSRAWVLVDATAYAPYHRIDFDKWDADIVALDMAALGGPQVAALVLRDAAMLKRVDSQVLGIVSAGVAPGLAGGVTAAVDHLAGLAPELPGRGTRRARLDRSMAEMSTYLGGLRDDLYTFLGTWPHVHILGSSGEAAADATTERLPRLTFGVQGVPAPTVYERLFDNGIVTTLTRPTPLLTDMGLEEIGGGVTVGLGPFNTYQDIEQVMRVVASLA, encoded by the coding sequence GTGAAACACTTAGTTCGGAAGGAGGAGACCGTGGATTACGGTGCGGAGTATGACGTGTACCGCGTTCGCGGGCTGTACGCCTCGCTTTCCGACGGCTGGACTTACCTGAATTCCCACGACTGCCCACAGATCCCGGAGCGCGTTTCCGCGGCTGTGTCTCGGTCGTTCCGGATGGCGCCGCAGGTGCCGGCGCGTGAGTTTCACTCCGGTTCGCACTCGGGGCAGTCTGTCGGTCGTCCTGAGGGTGACAATCTGCTGGAGGCCGCGCGGCATGCCGTGGCAGACCTCGTGGGGGCGAGCGCGGACCGGGTGATTCTCGGTGCCAGCCTGCCGGTGCTTTACAGCGCTCTGGTCACGTCGATGGAGCCGCAGTTCCGGTACGACTCGTCTGTGGTGGTCAGCAGCCTGGACCGGTGCGAATTGCGCACGGCCGTGTCGCGGGCGCGGGCCCAGGTCCGCACGGCTCACGCTGAGCTGGGCACGGGCGAGCTTCCATCGTGGCAATACGAGCAGCTTGTCGACGGCTCCACCCGCCTCGTCTCCATTCCCGCCGCCCACGCAGAACTGGGGTCGGTGACGGAAGTGTCCGAGATTGCCGAGCGTGTCCGCTCCCGTTCGCGCGCCTGGGTGCTTGTCGACGCGACGGCGTACGCCCCGTACCACCGCATCGATTTTGATAAGTGGGACGCTGACATCGTCGCCTTGGACATGGCGGCGCTGGGAGGGCCGCAGGTCGCGGCGCTCGTGTTGCGCGACGCGGCGATGCTCAAGCGTGTCGACTCACAGGTGCTGGGCATCGTCAGCGCCGGCGTGGCCCCCGGTCTTGCCGGAGGTGTCACCGCTGCTGTGGACCACTTGGCGGGTCTCGCGCCGGAGCTGCCCGGCCGGGGCACGCGCCGGGCACGCCTCGACCGTTCGATGGCTGAGATGTCGACTTACCTGGGTGGTCTACGCGATGACCTGTACACCTTCCTGGGTACGTGGCCGCACGTGCACATTCTCGGCAGCTCCGGGGAGGCGGCGGCGGATGCGACGACGGAACGCCTGCCGCGCCTGACCTTCGGTGTGCAGGGCGTGCCAGCGCCGACGGTGTATGAGCGGTTGTTCGACAACGGCATCGTGACCACCCTGACCCGGCCGACCCCGCTTTTGACGGATATGGGCCTGGAGGAAATCGGTGGCGGTGTGACCGTCGGCCTCGGGCCGTTCAATACCTACCAGGACATCGAGCAGGTCATGCGCGTCGTCGCGTCGCTGGCGTAG